The Engystomops pustulosus chromosome 4, aEngPut4.maternal, whole genome shotgun sequence genome contains a region encoding:
- the LOC140128271 gene encoding uncharacterized protein codes for MNHIWCRRDMFPAPPFLLILTLTLIHTPFFHAMPVTEEQRHQTTHRTTHSDAAHPPKLDDHEETPLVQSQHENTEAIQERANHDVQPPSNSDDEDELFKDISPKDLAAVLLKALNPDNGEQSPSKLPEKVPPSDQEIVKEEMSNVDEESLTESVKSRTRSTDKEDTIREDEKTDEGEDIESVKSLLQELEAFEPPSKKVQDLPQEGGLESDDLQELRELLGFGDQIEEEKRSPINSVAQTPRRLEEDAEEQEEDEKLANVAQDLLLQYLINGSENDDEEEEEDEKENEQDYPVDDFEGGQRPLFEDEEEGTNPSKRSKDDDIEEVDPQTIDKLIELSSRLHLPADDVVDIINDVEKRKRRRMKKKKARDDFLGRKERIRNPSQSWPDSAYYPRRKLDQQSNWHKLNTNWKKSSSPNWNRNRLSESTWKKLSNPIWTKPKSNWNRVSEPNWKKEPEPNWKKVSEPRWNKVSVPRWNLMSKPGWNKVPESSWNEISKPSWNKVSEPSWSKMSESSWNKVSEPSWNKVSEPSWNKVSEPSWNKVSEPSWNKVSEPSWNKVSEPSWNKVSEPSWNKVSEPSWNKVSEPSWNKVSEPSWNKVSEPSWNKVSEPSWNKVSEPNWNKVSDTNWNKVSESSWNNLPDTKWTKVEDSSWNKASQPSWMKALDPYTRRYRARPAPYTNYILPRTFQTPPRYYYKPPVPQLDDYFDDDQDKQEEMENYIERILLNHPEVFQ; via the coding sequence AAACTTGATGACCATGAAGAGACACCCCTTGTCCAAAGTCAGCATGAAAATACTGAAGCCATCCAAGAGAGGGCAAACCATGATGTTCAACCTCCATCTAACTCTGATGATGAAGATGAACTATTTAAGGACATAAGTCCGAAAGACCTCGCTGCTGTGCTCTTAAAAGCATTGAACCCAGACAATGGAGAGCAATCTCCATCAAAACTACCAGAAAAAGTGCCCCCTAGTGACCAAGAGATTGTTAAAGAAGAGATGAGCAATGTAGATGAGGAAAGCTTGACTGAAAGTGTGAAGAGTAGAACACGAAGCACTGATAAAGAGGACACAATTCGAGAGGATGAGAAGACAGATGAAGGTGAAGACATAGAAAGTGTAAAGTCACTTCTACAAGAACTTgaggcatttgaaccgccatcgAAAAAAGTGCAGGATCTTCCTCAAGAAGGGGGTCTTGAGAGTGATGACCTGCAAGAGCTAAGAGAACTATTAGGCTTTGGAGATCAAATAGAGGAGGAAAAAAGAAGCCCGATTAATTCTGTTGCACAAACTCCTCGAAGATTAGAGGAAGATGCAGAAGAACAGGAAGAGGACGAGAAACTTGCCAATGTTGCCCAAGATCTCCTGCTTCAATACCtaataaatggaagtgaaaatgatgatgaagaggaagaggaggacgaaAAGGAGAATGAACAAGACTATCCAGTAGATGACTTTGAAGGTGGTCAACGACCACTCTTCGAGGATGAAGAAGAGGGAACCAATCCAAGTAAGAGGTCAAAAGATGATGATATAGAAGAAGTAGATCCCCAAACTATTGATAAACTAATTGAGCTTTCTAGTCGCTTACATCTGCCAGCTGATGATGTAGTAGATATAATAAATGatgtggagaagaggaagaggagaaggatgAAAAAGAAGAAAGCAAGAGATGACTTTCTAGGACGCAAGGAAAGAATCAGGAATCCTTCACAATCATGGCCAGATTCTGCCTACTACCCCAGAAGAAAACTTGACCAACAATCTAATTGGCATAAATTAAACACAAACTGGAAAAAGTCTTCTTCCCCAAACTGGAATAGGAACAGATTATCAGAGTCCACCTGGAAAAAGTTGTCAAACCCAATTTGGACAAAACCCAAGTCTAACTGGAATAGAGTATCTGAGCCCAATTGGAAAAAAGAGCCAGAGCCAAACTGGAAAAAAGTGTCAGAGCCAAGATGGAACAAGGTGTCCGTGCCAAGATGGAATCTAATGTCCAAACCTGGGTGGAATAAGGTACCTGAGTCAAGCTGGAATGAAATTTCCAAGCCAAGTTGGAATAAGGTATCTGAGCCAAGTTGGAGTAAGATGTCAGAATCAAGCTGGAACAAAGTGTCAGAACCAAGCTGGAACAAGGTGTCAGAACCAAGCTGGAACAAGGTGTCAGAGCCAAGCTGGAACAAGGTGTCAGAGCCAAGCTGGAACAAGGTGTCAGAGCCAAGCTGGAACAAGGTGTCAGAGCCAAGCTGGAACAAGGTGTCAGAGCCAAGCTGGAACAAGGTGTCAGAGCCAAGCTGGAACAAGGTGTCAGAGCCAAGCTGGAACAAGGTGTCAGAGCCAAGCTGGAACAAGGTGTCAGAGCCAAGCTGGAACAAGGTGTCAGAGCCAAGTTGGAACAAGGTATCAGAACCAAACTGGAATAAGGTGTCAGATACAAACTGGAACAAGGTTTCAGAGTCAAGTTGGAACAATCTACCAGACACAAAGTGGACTAAAGTGGAAGATTCAAGTTGGAATAAGGCATCACAGCCAAGCTGGATGAAAGCTTTAGACCCATACACGCGTAGATATCGTGCACGTCCAGCTCCTTACACCAATTACATACTACCTAGAACCTTCCAGACCCCTCCAAGATACTATTATAAACCTCCAGTCCCACAGCTGGACGACTACTTTGATGATGACCAAGATAAGCAGGAGGAAATGGAGAACTATATTGAAAGGATCCTGCTGAACCATCCCGAGGTATTCCAGTGA